The Pseudochaenichthys georgianus unplaced genomic scaffold, fPseGeo1.2 scaffold_641_arrow_ctg1, whole genome shotgun sequence genome includes a window with the following:
- the LOC117443616 gene encoding calumenin-A-like isoform X2 → MIQALLMCFVLCVVSGSSKPTERKSRIHDEDPLSRLEHDDNKNYDYDHEAFLGEEEARAFEQLPAEESRRRLGIIADKMDSNTDGFISEEELKTWIRISQRRQIVDSVDQQWKDFDLNQDDQISWEEYKNTTYGSYLEDPQTDTEFNYVHMMARDERRFRAADTNGDLIADRKEFTAFLHPEDHKHMKDIVVQETMEDIDKNGDGFIDLKEYIGDMFTSEDGEDEPDWVASERQQFSEFRDKNGDGKMDQEETLDWILPSDYDHAEAEAKHLLHESDANQDGKLTRDEILSKFEVFVGSQVTDFGEALLRHDEF, encoded by the exons ATGATCCAGGCACTGCTGATGTGCTTTGTGCTGTGCGTGGTGTCAGGCAGCAGTAAACCCACTGAGAGAAAGAGTCGGATCCACGATGAAGACCCTCTCAGCCGTCTGGAGCATGACGACAACAAAAACTACGACTACGACCACGAGGCCTTCCTGGGCGAGGAGGAGGCCAGAGCCTTCGAGCAGCTGCCGGCCGAGGAGAGCCGGCGCCGCCTGGG catcaTTGCGGATAAGATGGACAGTAACACAGACGGGTTTATCTCTGAGGAGGAGCTGAAGACCTGGATCCGGATCTCTCAGAGGAGGCAGATCGTGGACAGCGTGGATCAGCAGTGGAAAGACTTCGATCTGAACCAGGACGACCAGATCAGCTGGGAGGAGTACAAGAACACCACCTACGGGAGCTACCTGG AGGACCCTCAGACCGACACAGAGTTTAATTACGTTCACATGATGGCGAGGGACGAGCGGCGCTTCAGAGCCGCCGACACCAACGGAGACCTGATCGCTGACAGGAAGGAGTTCACCGCCTTCCTGCACCCCGAGGACCACAAGCACATGAAGGACATCGTGGTGCAG GAAACGATGGAGGACATCGATAAGAACGGAGACGGCTTCATCGACCTGAAGGAGTACATCG GAGACATGTTCACCTCAGAGGACGGCGAGGACGAGCCGGACTGGGTGGCGTCGGAGCGTCAGCAGTTCTCAGAGTTCAGAGACAAGAACGGTGATGGGAAGATGGACCAGGAGGAGACTCTGGACTGGATCCTGCCGTCGGACTACGACCACGCCGAGGCGGAGGCCAAGCACCTTCTGCACGAATCCGACGCCAACCAG GACGGGAAGCTAACCAGAGACGAGATCCTGAGTAAGTTTGAGGTGTTCGTCGGCAGTCAGGTGACGGACTTCGGGGAGGCGTTACTGCGACACGACGAGTTCTAG
- the LOC117443616 gene encoding calumenin-A-like isoform X1, which translates to MEKPQGEQQRRIPLQDGQTAIDAFFRMIQALLMCFVLCVVSGSSKPTERKSRIHDEDPLSRLEHDDNKNYDYDHEAFLGEEEARAFEQLPAEESRRRLGIIADKMDSNTDGFISEEELKTWIRISQRRQIVDSVDQQWKDFDLNQDDQISWEEYKNTTYGSYLEDPQTDTEFNYVHMMARDERRFRAADTNGDLIADRKEFTAFLHPEDHKHMKDIVVQETMEDIDKNGDGFIDLKEYIGDMFTSEDGEDEPDWVASERQQFSEFRDKNGDGKMDQEETLDWILPSDYDHAEAEAKHLLHESDANQDGKLTRDEILSKFEVFVGSQVTDFGEALLRHDEF; encoded by the exons atggagaaacctcagggagagcagcagaggaggatccctctccaggacggacagactgcaatagatgcc TTCTTCAGGATGATCCAGGCACTGCTGATGTGCTTTGTGCTGTGCGTGGTGTCAGGCAGCAGTAAACCCACTGAGAGAAAGAGTCGGATCCACGATGAAGACCCTCTCAGCCGTCTGGAGCATGACGACAACAAAAACTACGACTACGACCACGAGGCCTTCCTGGGCGAGGAGGAGGCCAGAGCCTTCGAGCAGCTGCCGGCCGAGGAGAGCCGGCGCCGCCTGGG catcaTTGCGGATAAGATGGACAGTAACACAGACGGGTTTATCTCTGAGGAGGAGCTGAAGACCTGGATCCGGATCTCTCAGAGGAGGCAGATCGTGGACAGCGTGGATCAGCAGTGGAAAGACTTCGATCTGAACCAGGACGACCAGATCAGCTGGGAGGAGTACAAGAACACCACCTACGGGAGCTACCTGG AGGACCCTCAGACCGACACAGAGTTTAATTACGTTCACATGATGGCGAGGGACGAGCGGCGCTTCAGAGCCGCCGACACCAACGGAGACCTGATCGCTGACAGGAAGGAGTTCACCGCCTTCCTGCACCCCGAGGACCACAAGCACATGAAGGACATCGTGGTGCAG GAAACGATGGAGGACATCGATAAGAACGGAGACGGCTTCATCGACCTGAAGGAGTACATCG GAGACATGTTCACCTCAGAGGACGGCGAGGACGAGCCGGACTGGGTGGCGTCGGAGCGTCAGCAGTTCTCAGAGTTCAGAGACAAGAACGGTGATGGGAAGATGGACCAGGAGGAGACTCTGGACTGGATCCTGCCGTCGGACTACGACCACGCCGAGGCGGAGGCCAAGCACCTTCTGCACGAATCCGACGCCAACCAG GACGGGAAGCTAACCAGAGACGAGATCCTGAGTAAGTTTGAGGTGTTCGTCGGCAGTCAGGTGACGGACTTCGGGGAGGCGTTACTGCGACACGACGAGTTCTAG
- the LOC139433567 gene encoding protein starmaker-like — protein sequence MNHGSLPADPHSQDSSCADPHSQDSSCADPHSQDSSCADPHSQDSSCADLHSQDSSCADPHSQDSSCADPHSQDSSCLQTSTLRTVPAQTPTLRTVPVQTSTLRTVPDSSGADLHSEDSSGADLHSQDSSGADLHSQDSSGADLHSEDSSGADLHSQDSSGADLHSQDSSGADPHSQDSSCADPHSQDSSRADLHSQDSSGADLHSQDSSGADLHSEDSSCADLHSQDSSGADLHSEDSSCADLHSQDSSGADLHSQDSSGLHSQDSSGADLHSQDSSGADLHSEDSSCADLHSQDSSGADLHSQDSSGADLHSEDSSCADLHSEDSSCADLHSEDSSCADLHSEDSSGADLHSQDSSGADLHSEDSSCADLHSEDSSCADLHSEDSSGADLHSEDSSGADLHSQDSSCADLHSEDSSCADLHSEDSSGADLHSQDSSGADLHSQDSSCADPHSQDSSGADLHSQDSSGADLHSQDSSCADPHSQDSSGADLHSQGSSGQFRRRPPLSGQFHSQDRK from the exons atgaaccatgggagcctgcctgcagacccccactctcaggacagttcctgtGCAGAcccccactctcaggacagttcctgtGCAGAcccccactctcaggacagttcctgtGCAGAcccccactctcaggacagttcctgtgcagacctccactctcaggacagttcctgtGCAGAcccccactctcaggacagttcctgtGCAGAcccccactctcaggacagttcctgcctgcagacctccactctcaggacagttcctgCGCAGAcccccactctcaggacagttccggtgcagacctccactctcaggacagttccg gacagttccggcgcagacctccactctgagGACAGTTCCggcgcagacctccactctcaggacagttccggtgcagacctccactctcaggacagttccggcgcagacctccactctgagGACAGTTCCggcgcagacctccactctcaggacagttccggtgcagacctccactctcaggacagttccggtgcagacccccactctcaggacagttcctgtGCAGAcccccactctcaggacagttccagggcagacctccactctcaggacagttccggtgcagacctccactctcaggacagttccggcgcagacctccactctgagGACAGTTcctgtgcagacctccactctcaggacagttccggtgcagacctccactctgagGACAGTTcctgtgcagacctccactctcaggacagttccggtgcagacctccactctcaggacagttccg gcctccactctcaggacagttccggtgcagacctccactctcaggacagttccggtgcagacctccactctgagGACAGTTcctgtgcagacctccactctcaggacagttccggtgcagacctccactctcaggacagttccggtgcagacctccactctgagGACAGTTcctgtgcagacctccactctgagGACAGTTcctgtgcagacctccactctgagGACAGTTcctgtgcagacctccactctgaggacagttccggtgcagacctccactctcaggacagttccggtgcagacctccactctgagGACAGTTcctgtgcagacctccactctgagGACAGTTcctgtgcagacctccactctgaggacagttccggtgcagacctccactctgaggacagttccggtgcagacctccactctcaggacagttcctgtgcagacctccactctgagGACAGTTcctgtgcagacctccactctgaggacagttccggtgcagacctccactctcaggacagttccggtgcagacctccactctcaggacagttcctgtGCAGAcccccactctcaggacagttccggtgcagacctccactctcaggacagttccggtgcagacctccactctcaggacagttcctgtGCAGAcccccactctcaggacagttccggtgcagacctccactctcagggcagttccg gacagttccggcgcagacctccactctcaggacagttccactctcaggacaggaagTGA